One Aquarana catesbeiana isolate 2022-GZ linkage group LG04, ASM4218655v1, whole genome shotgun sequence genomic region harbors:
- the LOC141141444 gene encoding uncharacterized protein codes for MVQGPTNGDNSTDIEAPPDETLMLFDDEENSQFVVAYTVDDQDSENIHVQSPVNEEPIAGPSCIGVETENVTGHRQVGDELTQPNNEDARFQAMVENAPILSNPLRAPRGRRRRELLSERQDAANNAANQLGQTLNALIDKLNDRQNTQETYQQAVVAQMTRTNDNLERMNSHLSNMFEEQKKDIHCPVLFGRCCGSTVSANGPS; via the exons A TGGTACAGGGTCCAACAAATGGAGACAACTCCACTGATATTGAGGCTCCACCAGATGAGACACTTATGCTGTTTGACGATGAAG aaaATAGTCAATTTGTCGTGGCATATACGGTGGATGATCAAGACAGTGAAAATATacatg TTCAATCTCCAGTGAACGAGGAGCCCATAGCAGGACCATCTTGTATTG GAGTGGAGACAGAAAATGTCACTGGTCATCGACAAGTAGGGGATGAACTTACACAACCAA ATAATGAAGATGCAAGATTCCAAGCAATGGTGGAAAATGCACCAATATTATCGAATCCACTTCGGGCTCCAAGAGGCCGAAGACGAAGAGAACTCTTGTCTGAACGGCAGGATGCTGCAAACAATGCTGCCAACCAGTTAGGGCAGACATTGAATGCACTCATTGACAAACTTAATGATAGACAAAACACACAAGAAACTTATCAGCAGGCTGTGGTAGCCCAAATGACAAGAACAAATGACAACCTCGAACGTATGAATAGTCACTTGTCAAATATGTTTGAGGAGCAAAAAAAAGATATCCACTGCCCTGTTCTATTTGGTAGGTGCTGTGGCTCCACTGTGTCAGCAAATGGCCCCTCCTAA